From Salvia splendens isolate huo1 chromosome 16, SspV2, whole genome shotgun sequence, a single genomic window includes:
- the LOC121770079 gene encoding beta-D-glucosyl crocetin beta-1,6-glucosyltransferase-like has protein sequence MFPWLGYGHITPYLELAKKLTTKGFFIYLCSTEITLSSIRTKIPPNLSNSIELVPLPLEVSPDDLPEKYHTTNGLPPHLMVKLKEAFDNSKQNFSSLLQKHKPDLLIFDFLQPWAPPLAEALNIPSVIFITSSSVMTSFMFHHFSDPGAEFPSENIRFRHYESRFMDELLANARDCEEREKGSAGVNMSREIVLIKGSREIEGRYIEYVSGLTGKRFVPVGPLVQEPDDQKSSSELLSWLDQKEAKSTVFVSFGSEYFLSKEDMDGIAHGLLQSKANFIWVVRFPETEVLLEDKLPEGFLDKVGERGKIVQGWAPQTRILVHPNVGGFVSHCGWNSVMESFKFGVPIVAVPMHLDQPINARLVEEVGAGEEVLRDGDGRLNAETVAAVINRVVVEDGVRAKVDEIKARLTLMGDGEIDEVARELMSICSKSLIN, from the coding sequence ATGTTCCCATGGTTAGGGTATGGCCACATCACACCCTACTTAGAGCTTGCCAAAAAACTCACCACAAAAGGCTTCTTCATATACTTGTGCTCCACTGAAATCACCCTCTCTTCCATCCGAACCAAAATCCCTCCAAACTTGTCAAACTCCATTGAATTAGTTCCCCTTCCCTTGGAGGTTTCACCAGATGATCTCCCTGAAAAGTACCACACCACTAATGGTCTCCCTCCCCACCTCATGGTCAAGCTCAAGGAGGCCTTTGACAATTCCAAACAAAACTTCTCATCCCTTCTACAAAAACACAAGCCCGACCTTCTCATCTTCGACTTCCTCCAGCCGTGGGCCCCTCCGCTGGCCGAGGCCTTGAACATCCCATCCGTCATTTTCATCACCAGCAGCTCTGTCATGACCAGTTTCATGTTCCACCACTTCAGCGACCCGGGCGCTGAGTTCCCTTCCGAGAACATCAGGTTCCGCCACTACGAGTCTCGTTTCATGGACGAGCTGCTGGCCAACGCCCGGGACTGTGAAGAGAGGGAGAAGGGCTCTGCGGGAGTCAACATGTCTCGCGAGATTGTCCTCATCAAGGGGTCTCGAGAGATCGAAGGGAGATACATCGAGTATGTGTCTGGTTTGACTGGGAAGAGGTTTGTCCCAGTTGGCCCTCTTGTTCAGGAGCCTGATGATCAGAAGTCCTCATCAGAGTTGTTGTCTTGGCTGGATCAGAAAGAGGCGAAATCAACTGTTTTCGTGTCGTTTGGGAGCGAGTACTTCCTTAGCAAGGAGGACATGGATGGGATTGCTCATGGTTTGCTACAATCCAAAGCTAACTTCATTTGGGTTGTCAGGTTTCCGGAAACTGAGGTGCTTCTCGAAGATAAGCTTCCGGAAGGTTTTCTTGACAAGGTTGGGGAAAGGGGGAAGATTGTACAAGGATGGGCCCCACAGACAAGGATCCTGGTCCATCCAAATGTGGGAGGCTTTGTGAGCCACTGCGGCTGGAACTCTGTGATGGAGAGCTTCAAGTTTGGGGTTCCTATCGTCGCGGTGCCAATGCATCTGGACCAGCCCATCAACGCTAGGCTGGTCGAAGAGGTTGGTGCGGGGGAGGAGGTGCTAAGAGACGGAGATGGGAGGCTGAATGCTGAGACAGTTGCTGCGGTGATCAATCGTGTCGTGGTGGAAGATGGTGTGAGGGCGAAGGTGGATGAGATTAAGGCGAGGCTCACCTTGATGGGCGATGGAGAGATCGATGAAGTTGCTCGAGAACTCATGAGCATTTGCAGCAAGAGTTTGATCAACTAA
- the LOC121770078 gene encoding glutamate receptor 2.1-like has product MSASLSPQDSPYFIRSAWPSFSQSKAIAAIVEKYNWSKVVFVYEDSGFGRGLVPFLDEAMLESNAHVSFQTAISPTATDDQIGRELDKLMKMQTRVFVVDMLPDLASRFFKLAKEAGMMEKGYAWIVSDPLASLLDLMDSKTVEAMQGLIGVKARVQESEEVTNFTKRYNKRFREENPEMDLVKLNVFGLWAYHSMAIIADSIERAGVTSPRFNRSVDGGNSTDLEAIGTSNTGSLLVGLMKNYALKGLSGDFNISNGQLQPSAFEVVNILGVSGVTVGFWSERCGLLKPGDREDGCSSKTENLDLVVWPGKTCEAPKGWEFPTSGKKLRVGIPPKGGFHEFIDFAKNVFEEVWNKTPYAAQIEYIQSDDGEDYDGFIKQLDLKVAQDDREGTNYQEKDSTVIRSPKSVVSNGTNKITTEVNSSNKVDSEGQLDAKSTVKDESDDHDAHEPVKLERCRPRQKTMILQIKMYVLLQLKLYLLKLLNLWTKERTEVLRLSLKHLLHKVAATLMRTYLKQRLRKQRKKSLLMKRWYPLILLL; this is encoded by the exons ATGAGTGCATCTCTTTCGCCTCAAGATTCACCCTACTTTATAAGATCAGCATGGCCTTCCTTTTCTCAATCCAAAGCAATCGCAGCAATCGTAGAAAAGTATAATTGGTCGAAAGTCGTTTTCGTCTATGAGGATTCGGGTTTTGGGAGGGGTTTAGTCCCGTTCTTGGACGAGGCCATGCTCGAGAGCAATGCTCATGTCTCGTTCCAAACTGCTATTTCCCCTACAGCCACTGACGATCAAATCGGCCGCGAGCTAGACAAGTTGATGAAGATGCAGACGAGGGTGTTCGTCGTTGATATGCTTCCGGATCTTGCATCCCGGTTCTTCAAGTTGGCGAAAGAGGCCGGGATGATGGAGAAAGGATATGCTTGGATTGTTTCTGATCCGCTTGCTAGTCTCTTGGATTTGATGGATTCGAAGACCGTGGAGGCGATGCAAGGCCTAATAGGTGTGAAGGCCCGCGTTCAAGAATCCGAAGAAGTTACAAACTTCACGAAGAGATATAACAAGAGGTTTCGTGAGGAGAATCCGGAAATGGATTTAGTAAAACTGAATGTGTTTGGCCTCTGGGCTTATCACAGCATGGCAATAATAGCGGATTCAATCGAACGAGCTGGTGTGACATCTCCGCGATTCAATAGATCAGTCGATGGGGGAAATTCCACAGATTTGGAGGCGATAGGAACATCAAATACTGGATCTTTACTCGTTGGTTTGATGAAAAACTACGCGTTGAAAGGGTTGAGTGGAGATTTCAACATAAGTAACGGCCAACTGCAGCCGTCTGCGTTTGAGGTAGTGAATATACTTGGGGTGAGTGGTGTCACTGTCGGGTTTTGGTCTGAACGATGCGGGCTTTTGAAGCCCGGAGATAGGGAAGATGGTTGCTCTAGTAAAACGGAAAACCTTGACCTCGTTGTGTGGCCAGGGAAGACATGTGAAGCGCCTAAAGGGTGGGAGTTTCCGACAAGTGGGAAGAAGCTGAGGGTTGGAATCCCGCCAAAAGGAGGGTTCCATGAATTCATTGATTTCGCGAAAAATGTTTTCGAGGAGGTATGGAATAAGACGCCCTATGCTGCGCAAATCGAATATATACAGAGTGATGATGGTGAAGATTATGATGGTTTTATCAAGCAGTTAGATCTTAAG GTTGCTCAGGATGATAGGGAAGGGACCAACTATCAGGAAAAAGACTCCACTGTTATCAGATCACCAAAGTCAGTTGTGAGTAATGGGACCAATAAAATTACTACCGAGGTAAATTCTTCAAACAAGGTTGATTCTGAAGGCCAACTTGATGCAAAGTCAACAGTTAAAGATGAATCTGATGACCACGATGCACATGAACCTGTGAAGTTGGAAAGGTGCAGACCGAGGCAGAAAACCATGATACTCCAGATAAAGATGTACGTACTTCTCCAATTGAAGTTATACCTGTTGAAGCTGCTGAATCTCTGGACAAAGGAGAGGACAGAAGTGTTGAGGCTGTCACTGAAGCATCTCCTGCACAAAGTGGCAGCCACCCTGATGAGAACCTATCTGAAACAGAGGTTAAGGAAACAAAGGAAGAAAAGTTTGTTGATGAAGAGATGGTATCCGTTGATACTGCTCCTATGA
- the LOC121771688 gene encoding putative late blight resistance protein homolog R1B-16 — MAAYASLVSLMQIFDLIEHHPSPPISMDKKQVESLTEIVVFLQEFLEGYKSPFADGDEADPLEMRIADAVYVAEDAIESHIVDQILAAASKDKKDWIGFFNYFRPRKEPKHDGPKITSADLYESLVKVIEDLELIKKKVMEIVADKHQLQRQVSVFAGSSMLRNNSSPSSLSRLNSTAMAGCDDMMLHLMDKVTDGRPGRHVIPIFGMGGIGKTTLARNVYEKPLICRHFDICAWVTISQQFNSKELLCEILSQANKQGKEGFSQTSEDEIGVALHKYLSYRRFFIVLDDMWSVEAWEKLQRYFPDNSNGSRILVTTRLSNLGSKLDRDYGLKMKFLDEESSWNMLCTVVFGGKSCPLELEKIGRKIVESCRGLPLSIVVMGGVLRKLDQTKDCWESIRGSINSLVNLENDKHCLKILKLSYNHLPVYLKPCFLYMGMYEEDRAIRVSEIIKLWVSEGFLKPVRGKILETVAQEYLGELVDRNLILVHMLGKTGSMKYLKTHDLLRDLCLREAENERFYHVVGQHSPPQGTLSQRRVVVQESTSNKEVLDAMRSAPHARSYISDHVRVQRLPNLKLLRILITSLSGELKYSLGKMVNLRHLQVNQSPSSSNLMWCLQTLHVYDGYNGAPVDIWNMPQLRHVSVPINGQLHLPDHPRDSTVIMENLQTLKGVENFKCNEMMVHKILNIKTLRISYNRSQSDYCLYNIERLQKLESFACFNCPSDDLRKLSLVMSRNNSIEDILEKASALPLLQKLKLGGGRLRTGKWETAEGQFLSLKYLSLSRIRQLKCWTMESSHFPCLEQLFLWDMHLKEIPAELGEFPTLKSVVLHACNESAVKSAKRMVEEQEELQGEDQLSFQVEVKLSNQNEELQSLSNLNFQVTAPKRWDSFL, encoded by the coding sequence ATGGCAGCTTATGCATCTCTGGTTTCCCTTATGCAGATTTTCGATCTGATCGAGCATCATCCCTCCCCTCCGATTTCTATGGACAAAAAACAAGTTGAATCTCTCACTGAAATTGTTGTGTTCTTGCAGGAATTCCTTGAGGGCTATAAGTCTCCCTTTGCTGACGGCGATGAAGCAGATCCGTTGGAGATGCGCATAGCTGATGCAGTTTACGTAGCTGAAGATGCCATCGAATCTCACATTGTGGATCAAATTCTTGCTGCCGCCTCTAAAGATAAAAAGGATTGGATTGGATTCTTCAATTACTTTCGACCACGAAAGGAGCCCAAACATGATGGCCCAAAAATCACTTCAGCGGACTTGTACGAGAGTCTGGTGAAGGTGATAGAAGATCTGGAGTTGATCAAGAAAAAAGTGATGGAGATCGTTGCAGACAAACATCAACTGCAGAGACAAGTCTCAGTATTTGCTGGTTCGTCAATGTTGAGGAACAATTCTTCACCATCTTCTCTCTCTAGGCTGAACAGCACAGCCATGGCGGGATGTGATGATATGATGCTTCATCTCATGGATAAGGTTACTGACGGAAGACCTGGCCGTCATGTCATCCCAATCTTCGGAATGGGAGGAATTGGTAAGACTACTCTTGCCAGAAATGTTTATGAGAAACCACTTATTTGTCGTCATTTTGATATCTGTGCTTGGGTTACAATATCTCAACAATTTAACTCAAAAGAACTTCTTTGTGAAATTCTGTCTCAAGCTAATAAACAAGGGAAGGAAGGGTTTAGTCAAACGAGTGAAGATGAAATAGGAGTAGCACTCCACAAATATTTATCATATAGAAGGTTTTTTATTGTGTTGGATGATATGTGGAGTGTTGAGGCATGGGAGAAGCTGCAACGCTATTTCCCTGACAATAGTAATGGTAGTCGGATATTGGTGACAACTAGGCTATCGAATTTGGGATCTAAATTGGATAGAGATTATGGccttaaaatgaaatttttggaCGAGGAAAGTAGTTGGAATATGCTCTGCACAGTTGTGTTTGGGGGAAAAAGTTGCCCTTTAGAATTGGAGAAAATTGGAAGGAAGATTGTGGAGAGTTGCAGAGGACTTCCATTATCAATTGTTGTGATGGGAGGTGTTTTAAGAAAACTTGATCAAACAAAAGATTGTTGGGAATCTATTAGGGGAAGCATAAATTCACTAGTGAATTTGGAGAATGATAAGCATTGCTTGAAAATACTAAAGTTGAGCTATAATCATTTGCCAGTTTATCTTAAGCCGTGCTTTTTATACATGGGAATGTATGAGGAGGATCGTGCAATTCGAGTCTCGGAAATAATCAAGCTATGGGTTTCGGAAGGATTTCTAAAACCAGTAAGGGGCAAGATTTTGGAAACAGTTGCACAAGAGTACTTGGGTGAACTAGTTGATAGAAATCTAATTCTTGTTCATATGCTTGGAAAAACTGGAAGCATGAAATATTTAAAAACCCATGATTTGTTGAGAGACCTTTGTTTGAGAGAAGCTGAAAATGAGAGGTTTTATCATGTGGTAGGGCAACATAGTCCTCCTCAAGGCACGCTTAGCCAACGCCGTGTAGTTGTTCAGGAAAGCACTTCAAATAAAGAAGTCCTTGATGCGATGAGATCTGCACCACATGCCCGTTCTTATATAAGTGATCATGTCAGAGTTCAACGGTTGCCTAATTTGAAATTATTGAGGATTTTGATAACATCTCTGTCTGGAGAACTGAAGTATTCCCTTGGAAAAATGGTAAATTTGCGGCATCTTCAAGTTAATCAGTCTCCTTCTTCATCCAATCTCATGTGGTGTCTACAGACATTACATGTTTATGATGGATATAATGGTGCACCGGTTGATATTTGGAACATGCCTCAATTGAGGCATGTTAGTGTTCCGATAAATGGACAGCTTCATCTCCCAGATCATCCGAGAGATAGCACGGTGATCATGGAGAATCTACAAACCCTCAAAGGAGTAGAGAATTTCAAGTGTAACGAGATGATGGTTCATAAAATTCTCAATATCAAGACACTGAGAATAAGTTATAACAGAAGTCAGTCTGACTATTGTCTCTACAACATCGAACGTCTGCAAAAGCTGGAATCTTTTGCATGCTTTAATTGTCCAAGCGATGATTTGCGAAAGCTGAGTCTTGTTATGTCTAGGAATAATAGTATTGAAGACATATTGGAAAAGGCAAGTGCATTACCCCTTCTTCAAAAGCTCAAGTTGGGAGGAGGACGTTTAAGAACAGGCAAATGGGAAACAGCTGAAGGCCAGTTCCTCAGTCTCAAATATTTGTCACTTTCACGTATTCGTCAATTGAAATGCTGGACGATGGAAAGCTCCCACTTCCCATGCCTCGAGCAGCTTTTTCTTTGGGACATGCATTTGAAGGAGATCCCAGCAGAACTTGGTGAATTTCCGACACTGAAATCTGTTGTGTTGCATGCGTGCAATGAATCAGCGGTGAAGAGTGCGAAGAGAATGGTAGAGGAACAAGAGGAATTACAAGGAGAAGATCAACTATCCTTTCAAGTTGAAGTTAAGCTCTCAAACCAGAACGAAGAGCTGCAGAGCTTGTCAAATCTCAACTTTCAAGTTACTGCTCCTAAAAGGTGGGACTCATTCCTGTAA
- the LOC121771689 gene encoding uncharacterized protein LOC121771689, with amino-acid sequence MSSSSQTSNFNHFWPEGDFVICNHGVRAEIGTSRTDNNPGRRFYRCPSWKSDDCKFFRWIEPTSPLSREILLNRTNKEMAEFAERWRCAHLKAVSLEEELNAKIAEFNDKLEECNAKIEECEMLKSMVEDLGSTTLKLKLLIFLLCVVIFFIM; translated from the exons ATGTCGAGTTCTTCACAAACCTCAAACTTCAACCACTTTTGGCCTGAAGGTGACTTTGTAATCTGTAACCATGGAGTTCGGGCTGAGATTGGGACGTCGAGGACTGATAATAATCCGGGAAGACGATTTTATCGTTGTCCGTCTTGGAAG AGTGATGACTGTAAATTCTTTCGGTGGATTGAACCGACTTCTCCCCTGAGCCGGGAAATTCTCCTTAATAGGACGAATAAAGAAATGGCCGAGTTCGCAGAAAGATGGAGATGTGCACACTTGAAGGCGGTTTCTCTGGAAGAGGAACTAAATGCGAAGATTGCAGAGTTCAATGACAAGCTCGAAGAGTGTAATGCTAAGATTGAAGAGTGTGAAATGCTGAAATCGATGGTTGAAGATTTAGGAAGCACCACGCTAAAGTTGAAGCTGTTGATCTTCCTTTTGTGTGTCGTAATTTTCTTCATTATGTAG
- the LOC121771687 gene encoding glutamate receptor 2.7-like, translating into MHSSIMKILKLWFLHFLIFQSFYFTQSSGFNPTAVKVDVGVILDLDTTLGKILKSCITMAIVDFYSNRSYNTMIVPHFRDSKTDVVAATSAALDLLKNTQVMAIFGPQSSTQADFVIDISNKVKVPIISPATSPSLSPQESPYFIRSSWSSSSQAKAVAAIVKNFGWREVVLVHEDTIHKVGLLPFFTKYLSESGAFVSNMTAISPSADKDGILEKLKELREMQTRVFIVHMSHRHMSRFFKLARGAGMMEEGYVWIVSGLITGLLDSESVEAMQGVVGVRAYFPRSSEVRGFEERWRKTFYEENLEFERPEVNVFGLWAYDIMVALAEAVEGVDVTYPLFERGVPIMGNVTDLEEIGISNNGPKVAPLMRNFRSEGLSGDFMTKKGELQPSMFEIVNVIGNGANPVGFWREDRGVSKRLEGDGGGDPGRRLGTVVWPGQTSEVPRGWDANGRRKKLRVGVPLKGRTSGLISVKIDVTTKEVKPSGFCIDVFEEVMRSMPYVEYEYVAFNNGNSTGFNYDGLIEQVFLKKFDVVVAGITMSANRSKYVDFTIPYIESGASAVVPIVDEDNAWIFMRPLTMGLWLTIGAYFIFTGFVVWALEHRVNEEFRGPPLQQVGMIFWFSFSTLVFAHKEKVKSNLSRFVVIVWLFAVLVLTSSYTASLTSMLTVQQLDPADIRDLTRKGEYIGYKEGSLMRSVLESSKAEKLKVYTSFKQYDQGLTLGSGKGGVGAIVDNLPSINLFLKQYCHKYTMISSTYKKSGIGFACQKGSPLAPDVSRAILQMKENGKMDEISDRWFGQENCGCRNGTTIAGKRLDLDNFKGLFLISGLSSLTALAISLFIFIYKNRSVLTTHGPIKRKLSDLAGAFDREREDKSSKEPRTSSEERVVEEGRISQDVELSTIELMVVNNTS; encoded by the exons ATGCATTCTTCtattatgaaaattttgaaactaTGGTTTCTCCATTTTCTAATCTTCCAAAGTTTTTATTTTACCCAATCAAGTGGTTTCAACCCGACTGCGGTAAAAGTTGATGTCGGGGTCATTCTTGATCTCGACACTACTCTCGGAAAAATACTAAAATCTTGCATTACTATGGCCATTGTAGATTTCTACTCCAACAGGAGCTACAACACAATGATAGTGCCTCATTTTAGGGATTCAAAAACTGATGTTGTTGCTGCAACATCTGCAG CACTAGATCTGCTGAAGAACACTCAAGTAATGGCGATTTTCGGACCACAAAGCTCCACTCAAGCCGACTTCGTCATCGACATTTCCAACAAAGTGAAAGTCCCAATAATCTCACCAGCAACAAGCCCCTCTCTCTCCCCTCAAGAATCGCCATACTTCATCAGATCATCATGGTCCTCTTCTTCCCAAGCCAAAGCCGTTGCTGCAATCGTCAAGAATTTCGGTTGGAGAGAAGTCGTGTTAGTCCACGAAGACACCATTCACAAGGTCGGATTATTACCATTCTTCACTAAGTATTTGTCGGAAAGCGGCGCCTTTGTCTCAAACATGACTGCAATCTCCCCTTCTGCTGACAAGGATGGGATTCTTGAAAAATTGAAAGAGCTGAGGGAGATGCAGACGCGGGTTTTCATCGTCCACATGTCGCATCGACACATGTCGCGTTTCTTCAAATTGGCGCGGGGAGCTGGGATGATGGAGGAGGGGTATGTTTGGATTGTGTCCGGTTTGATCACCGGCTTGTTGGATTCAGAGAGTGTTGAGGCAATGCAGGGCGTGGTTGGGGTGAGGGCGTATTTTCCGAGGTCTAGTGAGGTCAGGGGTTTCGAGGAGAGATGGAGGAAGACGTTTTACGAGGAGAATCTAGAGTTTGAAAGACCGGAAGTGAATGTTTTTGGTTTGTGGGCTTATGACATCATGGTTGCTTTAGCGGAAGCAGTAGAAGGTGTGGATGTGACATATCCACTTTTTGAAAGAGGGGTTCCAATAATGGGAAATGTAACAGATTTGGAAGAAATTGGGATTTCCAATAATGGGCCTAAAGTAGCTCCTCTGATGAGGAACTTTAGGTCAGAAGGGCTGAGTGGCGATTTCATGACTAAAAAAGGGGAGCTACAGCCGTCTATGTTTGAGATTGTGAATGTGATAGGCAATGGAGCGAACCCGGTTGGATTTTGGAGGGAGGATCGTGGGGTCTCGAAGAGGCTGGAAGGAGACGGTGGTGGTGATCCTGGGAGGAGGCTCGGAACCGTGGTGTGGCCGGGGCAAACGAGCGAGGTGCCTCGGGGATGGGATGCGAATGGGAGGAGGAAGAAACTGAGAGTGGGGGTTCCTTTGAAGGGTAGAACTAGTGGGCTTATTAGTGTGAAAATAGATGTAACGACTAAGGAGGTTAAACCAAGTGGCTTTTGCATTGACGTTTTCGAAGAAGTCATGAGATCGATGCCCTACGTAGAATACGAGTACGTTGCCTTCAACAATGGAAATAGCACCGGATTTAACTACGATGGCCTTATCGAACAAGTATTCCTCAAG AAATTTGATGTAGTGGTAGCAGGCATAACCATGTCAGCAAACAGATCAAAATATGTTGATTTCACAATTCCTTACATAGAATCCGGAGCTTCAGCCGTTGTCCCAATCGTGGACGAGGACAATGCTTGGATTTTCATGAGACCTCTAACAATGGGTCTTTGGCTCACCATTGGAGCTTATTTTATCTTCACCGGCTTTGTCGTTTGGGCGCTTGAGCATCGTGTAAACGAAGAGTTTCGAGGCCCTCCCCTGCAGCAAGTCGGAATGATCTTCTGGTTCTCTTTCTCGACACTCGTTTTTGCACATA AGGAGAAAGTAAAGAGTAATTTGTCGAGATTCGTGGTGATCGTGTGGCTGTTCGCGGTGCTCGTCCTAACATCGAGCTACACGGCGAGCCTGACGTCGATGCTGACGGTGCAGCAGCTCGATCCGGCCGACATCCGCGATCTGACAAGGAAAGGGGAATACATTGGGTATAAAGAAGGGTCTTTGATGAGGTCAGTTTTGGAAAGTAGTAAAGCAGAGAAGCTCAAAGTCTACACTTCGTTCAAACAATACGACCAAGGGCTAACACTGGGAAGTGGCAAAGGAGGAGTCGGCGCAATTGTTGATAATCTGCCTTCTATTAATCTATTTCTCAAGCAATACTGCCACAAATACACCATGATCAGCTCAACCTACAAGAAATCGGGGATTGGATTC GCATGTCAAAAGGGTTCGCCACTAGCCCCGGATGTTTCAAGAGCAATATTGCAAATGAAAGAAAATGGGAAAATGGATGAAATTTCCGATAGGTGGTTCGGACAAGAGAACTGCGGCTGCCGGAATGGAACTACCATCGCCGGAAAACGCCTCGATCTCGATAATTTCAAGGGCCTCTTTCTTATTTCCGGGCTATCCTCACTAACAGCTCTGGCCATATCTTTGTTCATCTTCATCTACAAGAATCGGAGTGTTCTAACAACTCATGGCCCGATCAAGCGGAAGCTGTCCGATCTTGCCGGAGCTTTTGATCGAGAGAGAGAGGATAAGTCGTCGAAGGAACCAAGAACTAGTTCTGAAGAAAGGGTCGTTGAAGAAGGAAGGATTTCTCAAGATGTAGAATTGTCAACAATAGAATTAATGGTAGTTAATAACACAAGCTAA